From Streptomyces asiaticus, one genomic window encodes:
- a CDS encoding DUF5667 domain-containing protein gives MIANVSAHRRANAFAKALEALEALESNHQAARDETPQQQPGSPSAESAERRRLLALASGLGELPAPTLDPEVRATQRAQLLAAMEAAFAEGAPRVPEQRRRPSGAHRAKPPVARFRPRSRWSKGLAAGGLTVGVAAGAFGGVAAASSNALPGDTLYGFKRGMEDLKLEMANGDADRGRIYLDQASTRMSEARRLMERTRTGDLDHDSLGEIRRVLAGMRHDASEGHRLLHQVYERDGSLGPIQQLSTFSQAHRDGWSRLREQLPVQLMDVGDEVSSVFDAIDQEVGPLRALLPTKKEQQAQPGPQTGHAPQRAGGPDPDDRPASASATPSGSRTDEKTAPRPHPSSSASTHSQSGGLVGGAGDLLDPPLGGGSSPSPSPGKGDQGSKPSQPDITIPPLLPDLLPGLSIDGDDTR, from the coding sequence GTGATCGCGAACGTATCGGCACACCGGCGGGCGAACGCCTTCGCCAAGGCCCTGGAGGCCCTGGAGGCCCTGGAGAGCAACCACCAGGCCGCCCGGGACGAGACGCCGCAGCAACAGCCAGGTTCCCCATCGGCGGAGAGCGCCGAGCGGAGACGGCTGCTGGCCCTGGCGAGCGGGCTGGGCGAGCTGCCGGCACCGACATTGGACCCGGAGGTCCGCGCCACCCAGCGGGCGCAGCTGCTCGCCGCCATGGAGGCGGCCTTCGCCGAGGGGGCGCCGCGCGTGCCCGAGCAGCGCCGCCGCCCCAGCGGCGCCCACCGGGCCAAACCCCCGGTGGCAAGATTCCGCCCCCGTTCCCGCTGGTCCAAGGGGCTCGCGGCCGGGGGGCTCACGGTCGGCGTAGCGGCGGGCGCGTTCGGCGGCGTCGCCGCGGCCAGCTCGAACGCGCTGCCGGGCGACACCCTCTACGGGTTCAAGCGCGGTATGGAAGACCTCAAGCTGGAGATGGCGAACGGCGACGCCGACCGGGGCCGGATCTATCTGGACCAGGCGTCCACGCGAATGAGCGAGGCGCGCCGCCTGATGGAGCGGACCCGCACCGGCGATCTGGACCATGACTCGCTGGGCGAGATCCGCCGGGTCCTGGCCGGGATGCGCCATGACGCCTCCGAAGGCCACCGGCTGCTGCACCAGGTCTATGAGCGCGACGGCTCGCTCGGCCCGATCCAGCAGCTGTCCACCTTCTCCCAGGCCCACCGCGACGGCTGGAGCCGGCTGCGCGAGCAGCTGCCGGTCCAGCTCATGGACGTGGGCGACGAGGTGAGCTCGGTCTTCGACGCCATAGACCAAGAGGTCGGTCCGCTGCGGGCGTTGCTGCCCACGAAGAAGGAGCAGCAGGCCCAGCCCGGTCCGCAGACCGGCCATGCGCCGCAGCGCGCGGGCGGGCCGGACCCGGACGACCGCCCGGCATCCGCCTCGGCCACCCCGAGCGGCAGCCGCACGGACGAGAAGACGGCCCCCCGCCCGCACCCGTCGTCCTCGGCGAGCACCCACAGCCAGAGCGGCGGCCTGGTGGGCGGGGCCGGCGATCTGCTGGACCCGCCACTCGGCGGCGGATCGAGCCCCAGCCCGTCCCCGGGCAAGGGCGACCAGGGCAGCAAGCCGTCCCAGCCGGACATCACGATTCCCCCACTGCTGCCGGACCTGCTGCCGGGCCTGAGCATCGACGGCGACGACACGCGGTGA
- a CDS encoding ECF subfamily RNA polymerase sigma factor, BldN family has translation MYPHVGVDASGLATLRATVLDCLRGFVPTAYAVPALATPQPVSPAVGTVDRPGQAGPCYALADGGAAVGRRSRGSTPTARRPGADSDSRRMMDLVERAQSGEAEAFGRLYDQYADTVYRYIYYRVGGRATAEDLTSETFLRALRRIGTFTWQGRDFGAWLVTIARNLVADHFKSSRFRLEVTTGEMLDANEVERSPEDSVLESLSNAALLQAVRKLNPQQQECVTLRFLQGLSVAETARVMGKNEGAIKTLQYRAVRTLARLLPDDAR, from the coding sequence GTGTACCCACACGTCGGGGTTGACGCCTCGGGCCTGGCTACGCTGCGCGCAACGGTCCTCGACTGTCTGCGCGGCTTCGTCCCCACCGCGTATGCCGTTCCCGCCCTCGCCACCCCACAGCCCGTCAGCCCGGCCGTCGGCACGGTCGACCGCCCCGGCCAGGCCGGTCCGTGCTACGCCCTGGCGGACGGCGGAGCCGCGGTCGGCAGACGTTCCCGCGGCTCCACCCCCACCGCCCGGCGCCCCGGCGCCGACAGCGACAGCCGCCGCATGATGGACCTCGTCGAGCGCGCCCAGTCCGGGGAGGCCGAGGCGTTCGGCCGGCTCTACGACCAGTACGCCGACACGGTCTACCGCTACATCTACTACCGGGTGGGCGGCCGGGCCACGGCCGAGGACCTCACCAGCGAGACGTTCCTGCGCGCCCTGCGCCGCATCGGCACCTTCACCTGGCAGGGCCGCGACTTCGGCGCCTGGCTGGTGACCATCGCCCGCAACCTCGTCGCCGACCACTTCAAGTCCAGCCGCTTCCGGCTGGAGGTCACCACCGGCGAGATGCTGGACGCCAACGAGGTCGAGCGCAGCCCCGAGGACTCCGTCCTCGAATCGCTGTCCAACGCCGCCCTGCTCCAGGCGGTGCGAAAACTCAACCCGCAGCAGCAGGAGTGCGTGACGCTCCGCTTCCTCCAGGGCCTCTCGGTCGCCGAGACCGCCCGGGTCATGGGGAAGAACGAGGGCGCGATCAAAACACTTCAGTACCGGGCCGTACGCACTCTGGCCCGGCTTCTTCCGGACGACGCCCGCTGA
- a CDS encoding HAD family hydrolase: MAALGWFTRRRQPATERSVLAGEASAEAARKSSAEAPAPQVPAEPEFPVVGDERAAAFFDLDNTVMQGAALFHFGRGLYKRHFFRKRELARFAWQQTWFRMAGVEDPAHMEDVRSSALSIVKGHRVSELMSIGEEIYDEYMADRIWPGTRALAQAHLDAGQRVWLVTAAPVETATIIARRLGLTGALGTVAESVGGIYTGRLVGEPLHGPAKAEAVRALAGAEGLDLTRCAAYSDSANDIPMLSIVGHPYAVNPDTRLRRHAREHGWRLRDYRTGRKAAKIGIPAAAGVGAVAGGTAAAVALHRRRR, translated from the coding sequence ATGGCCGCACTGGGATGGTTCACCCGACGTCGACAGCCCGCCACCGAGCGGAGTGTCCTCGCCGGAGAGGCATCGGCCGAGGCCGCGCGCAAGTCGTCGGCCGAAGCCCCCGCACCGCAGGTCCCCGCCGAGCCGGAGTTCCCCGTCGTCGGCGATGAGCGGGCCGCCGCCTTCTTCGACCTGGACAACACGGTCATGCAGGGTGCCGCGCTCTTCCACTTCGGCCGCGGCCTCTACAAGCGGCACTTCTTCCGCAAGCGCGAACTCGCCCGCTTCGCCTGGCAGCAGACCTGGTTCCGGATGGCCGGGGTCGAGGACCCGGCGCACATGGAGGACGTGCGCAGCAGCGCCCTGTCCATCGTCAAGGGCCACCGGGTCTCCGAGCTGATGTCGATCGGCGAGGAGATCTACGACGAGTACATGGCCGACCGCATCTGGCCCGGCACCCGGGCCCTCGCCCAGGCCCATCTGGACGCCGGGCAGCGGGTCTGGCTGGTGACCGCCGCACCGGTCGAGACCGCGACGATCATCGCCCGGCGGCTGGGGCTGACCGGGGCGCTGGGCACGGTGGCCGAGTCGGTGGGCGGCATCTACACCGGCCGGCTGGTCGGCGAGCCGCTGCACGGCCCGGCCAAGGCCGAGGCCGTACGGGCGCTGGCGGGGGCCGAGGGGCTGGACCTGACCCGCTGCGCGGCCTACAGCGACTCCGCGAACGACATCCCGATGCTGTCGATCGTGGGCCATCCGTACGCGGTGAATCCGGACACAAGGCTGCGCAGGCACGCCCGTGAGCACGGCTGGCGGCTGCGCGACTACCGCACCGGGCGTAAAGCGGCCAAGATCGGCATCCCGGCGGCGGCCGGGGTGGGCGCGGTGGCGGGCGGTACGGCGGCCGCCGTGGCCCTGCACCGCCGGCGCCGCTGA
- a CDS encoding glutaredoxin family protein, whose product MSPLLRRTPRKKPTERTVTLIGKPDCHLCENAEAVVEEVCGELGTPWEKKDITQDEELYRAYWEQIPVVLIDGEQHDFWRVNPQRLRAALGG is encoded by the coding sequence ATGAGCCCGTTGCTGCGCCGCACCCCGCGGAAGAAGCCCACCGAGCGCACCGTCACGCTGATCGGCAAGCCCGACTGCCATCTCTGCGAGAACGCCGAGGCCGTGGTCGAGGAGGTCTGCGGCGAGCTGGGCACCCCCTGGGAGAAGAAGGACATCACCCAGGACGAGGAGCTGTACCGCGCCTACTGGGAGCAGATCCCGGTGGTGCTGATCGACGGCGAGCAGCACGACTTCTGGCGGGTGAACCCCCAGCGGCTGCGCGCCGCGCTCGGCGGCTGA
- a CDS encoding redox-sensing transcriptional repressor Rex: MATGRTHRPATRSRGIPEATVARLPLYLRALTALSERSVPTVSSEELATAAGVNSAKLRKDFSYLGSYGTRGVGYDVEYLVYQISRELGLTQDWPVVIVGIGNLGAALANYGGFASRGFRVAALIDADPAMAGKPVAGIPVQHTDELEKIITDNGVSIGVIATPAGAAQQVCDRLVAAGITSILNFAPTVLSVPDGVDVRKVDLSIELQILAFHEQRKAGEEVGAPEEAAGAVPPPPVTPHRAPSGAPGAPGADSGRQGPDGDVPAVMPA, from the coding sequence GTGGCAACTGGCCGAACTCACCGACCGGCGACCCGCAGCCGAGGGATCCCCGAGGCCACCGTCGCCCGGCTACCGCTGTATCTGCGTGCGCTGACCGCTCTCTCCGAGCGTTCGGTGCCCACAGTGTCCTCGGAGGAGCTGGCCACCGCGGCCGGCGTCAATTCGGCCAAGCTGCGCAAGGACTTCTCCTACCTCGGTTCGTACGGCACCCGCGGTGTCGGCTACGACGTCGAGTACCTCGTCTACCAGATCTCGCGGGAGCTCGGGCTCACCCAGGACTGGCCGGTTGTGATCGTCGGCATCGGTAACCTCGGCGCCGCGCTCGCCAACTACGGCGGCTTCGCCTCCCGGGGCTTCCGGGTCGCCGCGCTGATCGACGCCGACCCCGCGATGGCCGGGAAGCCGGTCGCGGGCATCCCGGTGCAGCACACCGACGAGCTCGAGAAGATCATCACGGACAACGGCGTCTCGATCGGCGTGATCGCCACCCCGGCGGGCGCGGCCCAGCAGGTCTGCGACCGGCTCGTGGCCGCCGGGATCACCTCGATCCTCAACTTCGCGCCCACCGTGCTGTCCGTTCCGGACGGGGTGGACGTGCGCAAGGTCGATCTCTCGATCGAGCTCCAGATCCTCGCCTTCCACGAGCAGCGCAAGGCGGGCGAGGAGGTCGGCGCCCCCGAGGAGGCGGCGGGGGCGGTTCCACCGCCGCCCGTGACGCCCCATCGAGCGCCCTCCGGCGCCCCTGGCGCCCCCGGCGCCGACAGCGGCCGCCAAGGACCTGACGGGGACGTGCCCGCCGTGATGCCGGCATGA
- a CDS encoding glutamyl-tRNA reductase, translating to MSLLVVGLSHRSAPVSVLERAALVGDEQAKLVQDTLAAEPATEATVLATCNRIELYADVDKFHAGVAELSTLLAQHTGVGLDELTPYLYVHYEDRAVHHLFSVACGLDSMVVGEGQILGQIKDALALGQELHTAGRLLNDLFQQALRVGKRAHSETGIDRAGQSLVTFGLEQLAQGAPVAEWARGKRALVIGAGSMSSLAAATLARAGVSELVIANRTLERALRLAESLAQQHAATPAAIIPAGEDGSAGAETGTETSAETLRAGLVARAVPRDRVSAELPHADIVVSCTGATGLVLTVAELRTALAQRAACPPGAHPAAADVSLLDLAMPRDIDAAAHRIEGLHLVDIESLAEAAAEPSGAPGSSAGAMAADVDKVRTIVSEEVAAFGAAQRAAHITPTVVALRTMAADVVASEIARLDGRLPDLDDKQRAEITQTVRRVVDKLLHAPTVRVKQLASTPGGAGYADALRELFDLDPQAVAAVSRADGSARTAEPNDPKGGRA from the coding sequence ATGAGTCTCCTCGTCGTCGGACTGAGCCACCGCAGCGCGCCCGTGAGCGTGCTGGAGCGCGCCGCCCTGGTGGGGGACGAGCAGGCGAAGCTGGTGCAGGACACCCTCGCCGCCGAGCCCGCCACCGAGGCCACGGTGCTGGCCACCTGCAACCGCATCGAGCTCTACGCCGACGTGGACAAGTTCCACGCCGGGGTCGCCGAGCTGTCCACGCTGCTCGCCCAGCACACCGGCGTCGGGCTGGACGAGCTCACCCCGTACCTCTACGTCCACTACGAGGACCGGGCCGTCCACCACCTGTTCTCGGTGGCCTGTGGGCTGGACTCGATGGTCGTGGGCGAGGGCCAGATCCTCGGCCAGATCAAGGACGCGCTGGCGCTGGGGCAGGAGCTGCACACCGCGGGGCGGCTGCTGAACGATCTCTTCCAGCAGGCGCTGCGGGTCGGCAAGCGGGCCCACAGCGAGACCGGGATCGACCGGGCGGGCCAGTCGCTGGTCACCTTCGGCCTGGAGCAGCTGGCCCAGGGCGCGCCGGTGGCGGAGTGGGCCCGGGGCAAGCGCGCGCTGGTGATCGGCGCCGGTTCGATGTCCTCGCTGGCCGCGGCGACGCTCGCGCGCGCCGGTGTATCAGAACTGGTGATCGCCAACAGGACGTTGGAGCGGGCGCTGCGTCTGGCCGAGTCCCTGGCCCAGCAGCACGCCGCCACCCCGGCCGCGATCATCCCCGCCGGTGAGGACGGTTCCGCCGGTGCGGAAACCGGCACGGAAACCAGTGCGGAAACGTTGCGCGCGGGCCTGGTGGCCCGCGCCGTGCCCCGGGACCGGGTCTCCGCCGAGCTGCCGCACGCCGACATCGTCGTGTCCTGTACGGGCGCGACCGGGCTGGTCCTGACCGTCGCCGAGCTGCGCACCGCGCTCGCCCAGCGCGCGGCCTGCCCGCCCGGGGCGCACCCCGCCGCGGCGGACGTCTCGCTGCTCGACCTGGCGATGCCGCGCGACATAGACGCGGCGGCGCACCGGATCGAGGGGCTGCACCTGGTCGACATCGAGTCCCTCGCCGAGGCGGCCGCCGAGCCGTCCGGCGCGCCGGGCTCGTCCGCCGGGGCGATGGCCGCCGACGTGGACAAGGTGCGGACCATCGTCTCCGAGGAGGTGGCCGCCTTCGGGGCGGCCCAGCGCGCCGCGCACATCACCCCGACGGTGGTCGCGCTGCGTACCATGGCGGCGGACGTCGTCGCCAGTGAGATCGCCCGCCTCGACGGGCGACTTCCCGATCTGGACGACAAGCAGCGGGCCGAGATCACGCAGACCGTGCGCCGGGTGGTCGACAAGCTGCTGCACGCGCCCACCGTGCGGGTCAAGCAGCTCGCGAGCACTCCGGGTGGCGCCGGTTACGCGGACGCGCTGCGGGAGCTCTTCGATCTCGACCCGCAGGCGGTCGCCGCCGTCAGCCGCGCCGACGGCTCGGCCCGCACCGCAGAACCGAACGACCCGAAGGGAGGCCGGGCATGA
- the hemC gene encoding hydroxymethylbilane synthase — MNATPSAATSGGAPALRLGTRRSALAMAQSGLVADLVREVTGRPVELVEITTFGDTSREHLAQIGGAGVFVSALREALLRGEIDLAVHSLKDLPTAEPEGLALAAVPRREDPRDALIARDGLTFAQLPPGSRIGTGSPRRAAQLNAWARSFGLDIDTVPIRGNVDTRIGYVRSGRLDAVVLAAAGLIRLGRIGEATELLDVDHVLPAPGQGALAVECAASNVALAARLAEIDDPSTRVAVTAERSLLAALEAGCSAPVGALADLLGDGQAVTEMRLRGVVGTLDGTTLVQLSTTGPVPASPSQAADLGRVLAAEMLAKGAAGLMGERAL, encoded by the coding sequence ATGAACGCCACCCCCTCAGCCGCCACCTCCGGCGGCGCTCCGGCGCTGCGCCTGGGCACCCGCCGCAGCGCGCTCGCCATGGCCCAGTCCGGCCTGGTCGCGGACCTGGTCCGCGAGGTCACCGGGCGCCCCGTCGAGCTTGTCGAGATCACCACGTTCGGCGACACCTCGCGGGAGCACCTCGCCCAGATCGGCGGCGCCGGCGTCTTCGTCTCGGCGCTGCGCGAGGCGCTGCTCAGGGGCGAGATCGACCTGGCCGTGCACTCGCTGAAGGACCTTCCCACCGCGGAGCCGGAGGGGCTCGCGCTGGCCGCGGTCCCGCGCCGCGAGGACCCGCGCGACGCGCTGATCGCCCGGGACGGGCTCACCTTCGCCCAGCTTCCGCCGGGGTCCCGGATAGGCACCGGATCCCCGCGCCGCGCGGCCCAGCTGAACGCGTGGGCCCGCTCCTTCGGCCTCGACATCGACACCGTGCCGATACGCGGCAATGTCGACACCCGCATCGGCTACGTCCGCTCGGGACGGCTGGACGCCGTGGTGCTCGCCGCCGCCGGTCTGATCCGCCTGGGGCGGATCGGCGAGGCGACCGAGCTGCTCGATGTCGACCATGTTTTGCCCGCCCCCGGCCAGGGGGCCCTGGCAGTGGAGTGTGCCGCGTCCAACGTGGCGCTCGCTGCCCGGCTCGCCGAGATCGACGACCCGTCCACACGGGTCGCCGTGACCGCCGAGCGATCCCTGCTCGCCGCCCTGGAGGCCGGCTGTAGCGCACCCGTGGGGGCGCTGGCCGACCTGTTGGGCGACGGTCAGGCTGTCACCGAAATGCGCCTGCGCGGCGTCGTCGGCACGCTCGACGGCACGACGCTGGTGCAGCTGTCCACCACCGGTCCCGTACCCGCGTCGCCCAGTCAGGCCGCGGACCTCGGTCGCGTACTCGCCGCCGAGATGCTCGCCAAGGGTGCGGCCGGTCTTATGGGGGAGCGAGCACTTTGA
- a CDS encoding uroporphyrinogen-III synthase translates to MNPTAPNHPGCGHVTFLGAGPGDPGLLTLRAVEALASADVLIADPQVLDVVRKHVRPGVAADAQGTPRQADADGSSGTATVPVLRDSANLVMTAARGGKRVVRAVAGDPGLDGYAADEMLACAAEGIVFEVVPGVAAAVGVPAYAGVPLRDAHSADVRFVDALSADERCWSEIGSSDATAVVSATLETVAAAAGELVTAGRKPDTPLTVTVAGTTTRQRTWTATLGTIAQVLKAAKVLPSPQGAQPVIAVVGEQSAAGRRDQLSWFESKPLFGWKVLVPRTKEQAASLCDQLRGYGAVPSEVPTIAVEPPRTPQQMERAVKGLVTGRYEWIAFTSVNAVKAVREKFEEYGLDARAFAGIKVAAVGEQTAKSLIEFGVKPDLVPSGEQSAAGLLEDWPPYDPVFDPIDRVFLPRADIATETLVAGLIELGWEVDDVTAYRTVRASPPPAETREAIKGGGFDAVLFTSSSTVRNLVGIAGKPHNVTVIACIGPATAKTAEEHGLRVDVLSPEPSVLKLAEALADFGAARRQAALEAGEPVTRPSERRPGSRRRARS, encoded by the coding sequence TTGAACCCCACCGCCCCGAATCACCCCGGCTGCGGACACGTCACCTTCCTCGGTGCGGGCCCCGGAGATCCGGGCCTGCTGACCTTGCGCGCCGTGGAGGCACTCGCCTCCGCGGACGTGTTGATCGCCGACCCTCAAGTGCTCGACGTGGTGCGCAAGCACGTCAGGCCGGGCGTGGCCGCGGACGCTCAGGGCACACCGCGGCAGGCGGACGCTGATGGGTCATCAGGCACCGCCACCGTCCCGGTACTCAGGGACAGTGCCAATCTTGTCATGACGGCCGCGCGCGGCGGCAAGCGGGTCGTGCGCGCGGTCGCGGGCGACCCCGGCCTCGACGGATACGCCGCCGACGAGATGCTCGCCTGCGCGGCCGAGGGCATCGTCTTCGAGGTGGTGCCCGGTGTGGCCGCCGCGGTGGGCGTGCCGGCCTACGCGGGGGTGCCGCTGCGGGACGCCCACAGCGCGGATGTGCGCTTCGTGGACGCCCTGAGCGCCGACGAGCGCTGCTGGAGCGAGATCGGCTCGTCCGACGCGACCGCCGTGGTCTCCGCGACCCTGGAGACGGTGGCCGCCGCCGCGGGCGAGCTGGTGACCGCGGGCCGCAAGCCGGACACCCCGCTCACCGTCACCGTCGCGGGCACCACCACCCGCCAGCGGACCTGGACCGCGACGCTCGGGACCATCGCCCAGGTGCTGAAGGCGGCGAAGGTGCTGCCGTCGCCGCAGGGCGCCCAGCCGGTGATAGCCGTGGTCGGCGAGCAGAGCGCGGCCGGCCGGCGCGATCAGCTGTCATGGTTCGAGTCCAAGCCGCTGTTCGGCTGGAAGGTCCTGGTGCCGCGCACCAAGGAGCAGGCCGCCTCGCTCTGCGATCAGCTGCGCGGCTACGGTGCGGTGCCCAGTGAGGTGCCGACCATCGCCGTGGAGCCGCCGCGCACCCCGCAGCAGATGGAGCGCGCGGTCAAGGGCCTGGTCACCGGGCGCTATGAGTGGATCGCCTTCACCTCGGTCAACGCGGTCAAGGCGGTGCGCGAGAAGTTCGAGGAGTACGGGCTCGACGCCCGCGCGTTCGCCGGGATCAAGGTCGCGGCGGTGGGCGAGCAGACCGCGAAGTCGCTGATCGAGTTCGGGGTGAAGCCGGATCTGGTGCCCAGCGGTGAGCAGTCCGCGGCCGGGCTGCTGGAGGACTGGCCGCCGTACGACCCGGTGTTCGACCCGATCGACCGGGTGTTCCTGCCGCGCGCCGACATCGCCACCGAGACCCTGGTCGCCGGGCTGATCGAGCTGGGCTGGGAGGTCGACGACGTGACCGCGTACCGCACGGTGCGCGCCTCGCCGCCGCCGGCCGAGACCCGTGAGGCCATCAAGGGCGGTGGGTTCGACGCGGTGCTCTTCACCTCGTCGTCCACCGTGCGGAACCTCGTCGGCATCGCGGGCAAGCCGCACAATGTCACTGTCATCGCCTGTATCGGCCCGGCCACCGCGAAGACCGCGGAGGAGCACGGGCTGCGGGTGGACGTGCTGTCGCCCGAGCCCTCGGTGCTCAAGCTGGCCGAGGCGCTCGCGGACTTCGGGGCGGCGCGGCGGCAGGCCGCGCTCGAGGCCGGGGAGCCGGTCACCCGCCCGAGCGAGCGACGGCCTGGTTCGCGAAGGAGGGCACGCTCGTGA
- the hemB gene encoding porphobilinogen synthase, producing the protein MSISYGSFPGTRPRRLRTTPAMRRMVAETRLHPAELILPAFVREGVTEPVPLQSMPGVVQHTRDTLRKAAAEAVAAGLGGIMLFGVPEESKKDAVGTPGTDPDGILQVAIRDVRAEVGDDLVIMSDLCLDEHTDHGHCGVLDAEGRIDNDATLERYAEMARAQADAGVHTVGPSGMMDGQVGVVREALDGAGYQDVSILAYTAKYASAFYGPFREAVGSSLKGDRKTYQQDPANARESLRELELDLAEGADMVMVKPALPYLDILSRIADAVDVPVAAYQISGEYAMVEAAAANGWIDRDRAIMETLTSVRRAGAGMILTYWATEVAQRLNRGE; encoded by the coding sequence GTGAGCATCTCGTACGGCAGCTTCCCCGGTACGCGGCCGCGCCGGCTGCGCACCACGCCCGCGATGCGGCGCATGGTCGCGGAGACCCGGCTGCATCCGGCCGAGCTGATCCTGCCCGCGTTCGTCCGCGAGGGCGTGACCGAGCCGGTGCCGCTCCAGTCGATGCCGGGCGTGGTCCAGCACACCCGGGACACCCTGCGGAAGGCGGCGGCCGAGGCGGTCGCCGCGGGGCTCGGCGGGATCATGCTCTTCGGGGTGCCGGAGGAGTCCAAGAAGGACGCGGTCGGCACCCCCGGCACGGACCCGGACGGGATCCTCCAGGTGGCGATCCGCGATGTGCGCGCCGAGGTCGGTGACGACCTTGTGATCATGTCCGACCTCTGTCTGGACGAGCACACCGACCACGGTCACTGCGGCGTCCTGGACGCCGAGGGCCGGATCGACAACGACGCCACCCTGGAGCGCTACGCCGAGATGGCCCGCGCCCAGGCCGACGCGGGCGTCCACACGGTGGGCCCCAGCGGCATGATGGACGGTCAGGTCGGCGTGGTCCGCGAGGCCCTGGACGGAGCCGGGTACCAGGACGTCTCGATCCTCGCGTACACCGCGAAGTACGCCTCCGCCTTCTACGGCCCGTTCCGCGAGGCGGTGGGCTCCTCGCTCAAGGGCGACCGCAAGACGTACCAGCAGGACCCGGCCAACGCCCGTGAGTCGCTGCGCGAGCTGGAGCTGGACCTGGCCGAGGGCGCGGACATGGTCATGGTCAAGCCGGCCCTGCCGTACCTGGACATCCTGAGCCGGATCGCCGACGCCGTGGACGTGCCGGTGGCCGCGTACCAGATCTCCGGTGAGTACGCGATGGTCGAGGCGGCCGCGGCCAACGGCTGGATCGACCGCGACCGCGCCATCATGGAGACGCTGACCTCGGTCCGGCGCGCGGGCGCGGGGATGATCCTCACCTACTGGGCGACCGAGGTGGCCCAGCGGCTGAACCGCGGGGAGTAG
- a CDS encoding nucleoside/nucleotide kinase family protein, which produces MTPQHLLERAQRLADAGGRRLLGIAGPPGAGKTTLAERLAAALGADRAVLVPMDGFHLADAELRRLGLTGRKGAPETFDPYGYTALLRRLRAPRAEEVVYAPGFDRELEQPVAGTIPVPPEIPLVITEGNYLLLDEAPWLPVRELLDETWWVDLDTEERVRRLIERHERFGKPHDEAERFVLASDEANARLVAPGRAAADLVVRGR; this is translated from the coding sequence ATGACTCCCCAGCACCTCCTTGAGCGCGCCCAGCGCCTGGCCGACGCAGGCGGCCGCCGTCTGCTCGGTATCGCCGGACCGCCCGGGGCCGGCAAGACCACCCTCGCCGAGCGCCTGGCCGCCGCCCTCGGCGCCGACCGGGCCGTCCTGGTGCCCATGGACGGCTTCCACCTCGCCGACGCCGAGCTGCGCCGGCTCGGCCTGACCGGCCGCAAGGGCGCGCCGGAGACCTTCGATCCGTACGGCTACACCGCGCTGCTGCGGCGGCTGCGGGCGCCACGCGCCGAGGAGGTCGTCTACGCGCCGGGGTTCGACCGCGAACTCGAGCAGCCGGTCGCGGGCACCATCCCGGTGCCGCCGGAGATCCCGCTGGTGATCACCGAGGGCAACTACCTGCTGCTGGACGAGGCGCCCTGGCTCCCGGTGCGCGAGCTGCTGGACGAGACCTGGTGGGTCGACCTGGACACCGAGGAGCGGGTGCGCCGGCTGATCGAGCGCCATGAGCGGTTCGGCAAGCCGCATGACGAGGCCGAGCGCTTCGTCCTCGCCTCCGACGAGGCCAACGCCCGGCTGGTGGCCCCCGGACGGGCGGCCGCCGACCTCGTGGTCAGGGGCCGGTGA